Proteins from a genomic interval of Posidoniimonas polymericola:
- the rpiB gene encoding ribose 5-phosphate isomerase B: MRIAIGSDHRGFHLKAKIVSVLKQQDHEVEDVGALGDESVDYPDYAAIVAKKVSEGTIDRGILICGTGIGMAVAANKFPGVRAAPCTDEVTAEISRRHNDLNVLCLSADLLSPRVVERMVDVWLATEFEAGRHTRRIEKITQLESDNCCQ, encoded by the coding sequence ATGCGAATCGCCATCGGCAGCGACCACCGTGGCTTCCACCTCAAGGCGAAGATTGTCTCCGTCTTGAAGCAGCAGGACCACGAGGTAGAGGACGTCGGCGCGCTGGGCGACGAGAGCGTCGACTACCCGGACTACGCCGCCATCGTCGCCAAGAAGGTGAGCGAGGGGACGATCGACCGCGGCATCCTGATCTGCGGGACCGGCATCGGCATGGCGGTCGCCGCCAACAAGTTCCCGGGGGTCCGCGCCGCTCCGTGCACCGACGAGGTCACCGCCGAGATCAGCCGCCGCCACAACGACCTCAACGTCCTCTGCCTGTCGGCCGACCTGCTCAGCCCCAGGGTCGTCGAGCGGATGGTCGACGTCTGGCTCGCCACGGAGTTTGAGGCCGGCCGCCACACCCGCCGCATCGAGAAGATCACCCAGCTCGAGTCCGACAACTGCTGCCAATAA
- a CDS encoding glycerate kinase type-2 family protein has protein sequence MPRTEAQLREDALAIWQAGVAAVDPLRLIPEVVLAEGDQLIIGDAAFDLDLIGRIVVVGGGKAGAGMAVGLEQALGPRILADKQVTGLLSVPADCLAPTQAIRLVAGRPAGVNEPRPEGAAAAAEMLDLVADLQPTDLCLCLLSGGGSALLPAPIDGVTLEQKAAVTRLLSGAGADIRQLNCVRKQLSRIKGGGLARACRAAQLITLIISDVLGDPLDAIASGPTVENPETVDDALRVFADLGVADHPDAAPIIAALQAKPQQQHDTAHCVVDNQVIANNAMAVDSAGIEAERRGYSHAMDCAIDCEGPAEEVGEKLAQMALHMRDTPGPDCLITGGEPTVKLADPAIRGRGGRNQQLTLAALQQLGDCRGVVLLSGGTDGEDGPTDAAGAWVDAEVVNQAHQLGLNADDALRRNDAYTFFEQTGSLLQTGPSGTNVCDVRVVVVSQDG, from the coding sequence ATGCCACGCACCGAGGCCCAGCTCCGCGAGGACGCGTTGGCGATCTGGCAGGCCGGGGTCGCGGCGGTCGACCCGCTGCGATTGATCCCCGAGGTCGTGCTGGCCGAAGGCGATCAGCTCATCATCGGCGACGCCGCGTTCGACCTCGACCTGATCGGCCGCATCGTCGTGGTCGGGGGGGGCAAGGCGGGCGCCGGCATGGCGGTGGGGCTCGAGCAGGCACTCGGGCCGCGGATCCTGGCCGACAAACAAGTCACCGGCCTGCTGAGCGTGCCGGCCGACTGCCTCGCCCCGACACAGGCCATCCGCCTGGTCGCCGGCCGCCCCGCCGGCGTCAACGAGCCCCGCCCCGAGGGCGCCGCCGCGGCCGCCGAGATGCTCGACCTCGTGGCCGACCTCCAGCCGACCGACCTCTGCCTGTGCCTGCTGTCGGGCGGCGGCTCGGCCCTGCTCCCCGCGCCGATCGACGGCGTCACCCTGGAGCAGAAGGCGGCCGTCACACGGTTGCTGAGCGGCGCCGGGGCCGACATCCGCCAGCTCAACTGCGTCCGCAAGCAGCTCAGCCGCATCAAAGGAGGCGGACTCGCCAGGGCGTGCCGCGCGGCGCAGCTCATCACGCTGATCATCTCCGACGTATTAGGCGACCCGCTCGACGCGATTGCCTCGGGCCCCACAGTCGAAAACCCCGAAACGGTCGACGACGCCCTCCGCGTGTTCGCTGACCTCGGCGTCGCCGACCACCCCGACGCGGCGCCGATCATCGCCGCGCTGCAGGCGAAGCCGCAGCAACAGCACGACACGGCGCACTGCGTGGTCGACAACCAAGTAATCGCCAACAACGCGATGGCGGTCGACTCGGCCGGCATCGAGGCCGAGCGTCGTGGCTACAGCCACGCGATGGACTGCGCCATCGACTGCGAGGGCCCTGCCGAGGAGGTCGGCGAGAAGCTCGCCCAGATGGCCCTGCACATGCGTGACACGCCCGGCCCCGACTGCCTGATCACCGGCGGCGAGCCAACCGTCAAGCTGGCCGACCCCGCCATCCGCGGCCGCGGCGGCCGCAACCAGCAGCTGACGCTCGCGGCGCTGCAACAGCTCGGCGACTGCCGCGGCGTCGTGCTGCTCTCCGGCGGCACCGACGGCGAGGACGGCCCCACCGACGCCGCCGGCGCGTGGGTCGACGCCGAGGTCGTCAACCAGGCCCACCAGCTCGGCCTCAACGCCGACGACGCCCTCCGCCGCAACGACGCCTACACGTTCTTCGAGCAGACCGGCAGCCTGCTCCAGACCGGCCCCAGCGGCACCAACGTCTGCGATGTCCGCGTGGTGGTGGTAAGTCAAGACGGCTAG
- a CDS encoding integron integrase, which produces MKLLDQVRQKLRAGHYAYRTEQAYVHWIARYIRWHGLRHPREMGAAEVEAFLAYLAVDRHVTSSTQNQALSALLFLYRHVLQTDLGDLNAARAARSRRLPTVLTQDEVSQVLQRLGTRRQAHGAYWLMASLMYGGGLRLMECCRLRVKDIDLGRMQLMIRQGKGDKDRAVPLPASVREHLQHRLAWRSELHQRDLDAGEGRVDLPRAFERKAPGAAYELAWQFAFASDRLSRCPRSGRTGRHHLHENALQKAFKQAVGSTGILKRATCHTLRHSFATHLLESGADIRTVQELLGHKDVSTTMIYTHVLQRGACGVRSPLDALHDAVQ; this is translated from the coding sequence GTGAAGCTCCTCGACCAGGTTCGCCAGAAGCTGCGTGCTGGGCACTACGCCTACCGCACCGAACAGGCCTACGTGCATTGGATCGCACGGTACATCCGCTGGCACGGCCTGCGGCATCCCCGGGAGATGGGCGCAGCGGAGGTCGAGGCATTCCTGGCTTATCTCGCCGTGGACCGCCACGTCACGTCCAGCACCCAAAATCAGGCTCTCAGCGCCCTGTTGTTCCTCTACCGGCACGTGCTGCAGACGGACCTTGGAGACCTCAACGCGGCGCGGGCCGCCAGGTCGCGGAGGCTTCCCACCGTGCTCACGCAAGACGAGGTAAGCCAGGTCCTTCAGCGGCTGGGGACGCGGCGTCAGGCCCATGGCGCCTACTGGCTCATGGCGTCGCTGATGTACGGCGGCGGCCTCCGCTTGATGGAGTGCTGCCGACTGCGCGTGAAAGATATCGACCTGGGGCGGATGCAATTGATGATCCGACAAGGTAAAGGCGATAAAGACCGGGCGGTCCCGCTGCCTGCCTCGGTGCGTGAACACCTACAGCATCGCCTGGCTTGGAGGTCGGAGCTGCACCAGCGGGATCTCGACGCCGGCGAAGGACGCGTGGACCTGCCGCGGGCATTTGAGCGGAAGGCCCCCGGCGCCGCTTACGAACTTGCGTGGCAGTTCGCATTCGCCTCCGACCGCCTTTCACGCTGCCCGCGTTCAGGGCGCACCGGTCGTCATCACCTGCACGAGAACGCGCTGCAGAAGGCTTTCAAGCAGGCCGTGGGTTCGACGGGCATTCTCAAGCGGGCGACCTGCCACACCCTGCGACACTCCTTCGCCACGCATCTGCTCGAATCCGGAGCCGACATCCGGACCGTGCAGGAACTATTGGGCCACAAGGACGTGTCCACAACGATGATCTACACGCACGTGCTCCAGCGTGGCGCGTGCGGTGTGCGGAGCCCGCTGGACGCGCTGCACGACGCCGTTCAGTGA